ATCCAGAAATCTCTGGCGGTTTTGCTGTTCATCATATTGTACCCACTCAAGCGGTTCCGTTTCCTTTGAGTCGGATTGACTGATTTGAGACAGTGGATGCCTCATAAACAGCAGGTCAGTCAGGTGAGGAAAGCCATTCCGAGTCAGTATTTTTCGCTGATTGAGTTGTCCCGGGTCGATCAACGATTGACCGATACTAACCTCGGAACGCTCAATGCGTGTGCTCATCTCCTGTAAAATAGCGTCGGCACAATCATGGTCTCTGGTAAAGGGAGGCCAAAAGAAGGCGGTCGAGGTATCTGTAAAGACCAGTACGCCTGCGCCAATCAGCGTTCCGCCCTCTCTGGCAATCAGAATCTGGTGCTGGTCTTTTTTTCCGCCGTGAATCGATTCCAGAAATTCCTGGATTTGTGTCTCTCGCTCTGCTTCTGATGAATCCGCAAAGATAAACGCAGACGCTTCAGACTGTTCGTCAGTGGTGGCGAGAGAGACGGTGATAGACATTGTCAGATTTCATTTATCGGGAGCAGAGGAATTACAACAGCATATAACTCAAACTGATTACAGCAGTATCATAAAAAAAAGGCTGGTCGGTTGACCAGCCTTAGTTTGGAAAGGAGAGGAGTTCTTAAAATTTAACGGAGTGTAAATTATAGGAATTTGTCACATCGTGTCTTAATCGAGGTAAATTGTAGCCATAGGGATTGCTATTTGTTTTCAGTAATCCCTCGGGAGATCCCCACTGACGATCCGCAGCATTCTGCAGGTCATTATCGACAGGATTCAGGTTCTGAAAACCCAATAGGCCCACCGGATGAGGCGAACCCGTTACCGGATCAAATGTCGGTTGCTCTGTTTGTGGTGAATTTGTCACCAGAAGCAGTGCCAGACAGCAGGCAACCGTTGTCAGTGTTGGTAGGAGAAAATTGAACTGCGTCGGACGATTTCTCCGGCGACGTGCTGCAATTTTGGCAGAAACCTGAGGCCAGACGCTATCCTGTAATGAAGGCACAGGAGCACTGTCGAACTGTTTCTGAAGTGCTTCATAGCTTTTTTGCAGTTCCTCATATTGGGAACGACACTGTTCACAGTTTTTGAGTTGCTTTTCCAAGAGATCCAGCTCGGCGCCGGACAAGTCGTTACCGACGGCCAGAGCGACTCTTGACTTTAAACCATTGCATTGCGTGCAGTACATGTCTTTTTATTCCTTGCCGGACATGGAGTTTTCAACATTTTGCCGGTTTGACCACAGTTTTTGAAAACGATTTCTCGCTTCAGCTAATCGCCAGCGAATTGTCGCTTCTTTGCGATCCAGAATTGCGGCAATTTCGGAAGTCGAAAAGTTTTCCAGATCTCGCAAAACGAGTACAGTCCGATACTTTTCGGGAATTTCTTCCAGAATCGCCTGAACTTCCTGATTGATATCAAGTTTGTTCCTTGGATCCGGTACGGATGGATCAAAGGGAGTCTCAGAGGGGCTGTCGCTAAATAACAACCACCAGCCTCGTCTCTTTTGTTTCCGCAGGTAATCCAGCGCCTGGTTAACTCCAATCCGAAACAGCCAGGGACCAAAACGCCTGGACGTATCGAACTGATCAAGCCGTTCGTAGCTTTTCAGGAATGTATCCTGAGCCAGATCTTCTGCTAATTCCGGGCTTTTGACAAATTGGATAATCACTCGGATAAGCCGTCTCTCATAACGAAGGACTAACTCCCCGAATGCGCTGTCATCACCCTTGCGAACTGCTTCTACCAAACGTGCATCACTAATTACGCCACCAGATGGTAGAGAGTCTCTTTCCTCAATTTTTTTATCGACCATTTCTAACTGCATGTCTACCTCCCCTCTCCGCGTTAATGTCACGCTTTGACCTTATTACGGCTAAGAGGGGAGAAATGATGGGAATTTATTGTAAATTCTGTAATCGAAGTTAAAAAGACTCCTAATCAATATGCCTACCCTTAATTATACCTAGCAAAACTTCGTTTTGGGGAGGATTTGCCGCAGGAAACAATTAATTCCTTAAGTGTTTATAGATTATTAGTTTAGGTGGTTTGTTAACATGATGGTCGCGCAATATTCATGGAATTATGGTGACTGCGAGGATATTTTCGTCAGATTCCGTTTTGGCTTTCATTCTGAATATAACGATCTGCCCGATAGGGCGCTTGTGGTAGAGCAGCTAGTTGTTGCCTGCAGCGAGAGGAGAGAAAAACGGGGTTTGGACGGGTTTTGTTCCAAACGCGTGGTTTTCAACCCCGTGTGAGTGGGTCTGGATTCACAGATCTTGCGTATGAGCCGTGCTGCAAGAGGGGAACGTTTGGATGAGGCAATCTGTGTTTCTGCATTACATTTGCGGTGGGATTTGTTATTCTGGTTTTCTGATGATTAAGGACTGAGCCTGTCAATTTCATGAGGCCTGAGGGAGAGGATACTTTGATGATTCAATGGAAATTATGTAGCGGATTGCTAGGTCTCTTAATTTTTTTGACGGGGTGCTCACAGGAAAAGTCGCCCCCGACTGATTCTTCTAAGGCCACTTCAGAGAATGAAACTTCTAAGGATGCTGCGATGAATACGGGAAATGAATTTCAATTGGCCATTCAAAGTGAGCCTTACGGAGCCACGGCTGATGGTCAGGAAATCAACCAGTTTTTGCTTTCCAATGATAAAGGGGTCAGTGTCAGCATTATCAACTATGGTGCGATTGTCACTGCCGTGTATGTGCCGGACCGCGAAGGGAAAACGGAAAATATCACGCTCGGATTTGACACCTTAGCTGAGTATGAGAAAAAAGGTCCTTATTTTGGTGCGATCTGCGGCCGCTATGCGAATCGGATTGCCGATGGCAAATTCACGCTGGATGGCAAAGAGTATCAACTAGCCCAGAATAACCCGCCCAGCCACTTACATGGCGGCGAGCAGGGTTTCGATAAGAAAGTCTGGGCGGCGGAAAGTTTTTCCAAGAAAGATGAAGTGGGAGTTCGCTTAAGTCTGGTGAGTCCAGATGGTGAAGAAGGTTATCCCGGCAAGCTGACACTGAACGTGGTTTATACGCTCAATAATGACAACGAATTCAAGATCGACTATACGGCGACTAGCGATCAGGCCACGCCGATCAATGTGACCAATCATTGTTACTGGAATCTGGCAGGAGAAGGAACCATTCTGGATCAGGAACTGGTTTTGAATTGTGATCAGTATCTCCCGGTCTCGGATGTGGCAATTCCGACAGGCAAACTGGCTGCAGTCAAAGAGACGCCGATGGACTTTACCTCGGCTCATAAAATCGGCGAACGCATTGCGCAGGTTGAAGGAGGCTACGATCATTGCTGGGTCGTTAATCCCTCAGAGAAACAACCGGCGTTTACGGCGCGTGTTAAAGATCCCGACTCCGGTCGTGTTATGGAAATCTTCACGACCGAACCGGGAATTCAGTTCTATACCGGAAATTTTCTGGATGGGACCGAAGCAAGCGGCGGATATCCCAAGAATGGTGGACTGTGTCTGGAAGCACAACATTTTCCCAATTCACCAAATCAACCAGAGTTTCCGAACACGATTTTGAAACCGGGAGAAGTTTACGAACAGACGACCGTTCATAAATTTTCGGTCGAGTAATCCATAAAAAATGAAACTTCAAGCTTGAGTGGGAGACGCTGAATGACGTTGTCTGGTTTCCTCCGCAATGAAACAAAGATGTGTAGGGTATCTTTCCTTGCCTGGGCTTTCTGTTGTCTATTTTTCGTGCAGTTCCAGACGAATTCTGTTTGGGCAGATCCAAACCAGCCTGCGGTGGAAGTAGTCGAAGGTCAACCACTGGCGGCGAATGTGAAACGGCTGGTGGCAGCACTCGATTATCTGGGGACGCCGCTTCCAAAGCTGCTGGTAAAGAAACTGAAAACCGCTTGTGATGAACGTGATGCGAAATCGATCCAGAGGTTTCTCGATTCCGAAGTCCTGTGCGTGGTTTCTCTTAACCCGGAAGTCCGCACCAAAGTTGCCCGCGGACCTGCTCAGGCCGTGTTGCAGCAAGGCGGGTTTACGCCGTTCGTGATCAAGGTGATTAATCATAGTACGGTAACACGGCAATTACAGATTTCCAGCCCGCAGGCAGGTCCCGTTTATTCTGGCGCAGCGCTCAACAGTTTGAAACGACAGGCACAAACCGAATTAAATCGGAATGAGAATACGAAAAACGCGTCAGACCGTTTTCTGGAAGTTGAACTGTTTCAAGCGAGTCCGATGACCGTCAAGTTGAGTGGACTCGAAGTGGAGTATGCGATCGCCTTGATCTACTGTCATGAATCAGGAAAACGGGAGGTGACTTTAGAATTTGATGTGGGAGCGGGAACACAGGATATTGGCTTTCGGGGAGAAGTTCCCGTGCTGTTTGATGTACAGTCAGCGGTTCCTGTAAAACTCTCGATCAGAGATTTTGACGGCCAGCCAACAGCTGCCAGACTGGAATTCCGCGATCAACAGGGGCGAGTCTTTCCTTTGCAGGCCAAACGGCTCGCTCCGGATTTCTTTTTTCAGCCACAGATCTACCGACAGGATGGAGAGACCGTATTGCTACCTGCTGGAAAACTTCAAATGGAATATAGTCGAGGACCGGAGTACCAGCGTCTCACGAAAGAGGTCACGATTTCATCCGGCAGTCCACAGACAATTGACGTTCCTTTGAAACGCTGGGTGAATCCACGCGACTACGGTTTTTATTCCGGCGACCATCATATTCATGCTGCCGGCTGTGCGCATTATGACAACCCGACCAAGGGAGTCACGCCGCGCGATATGTTCAGTCAGGTGAAAGGGGAAGGGTTGAATGTAGGTTGCGTTTTAACCTGGGGACCTTGCTTTGATGTGCAGCGGCAGTTTTTTGCTTCGACGGCAGACCGGGTGAGTGAGCCTTTGACGGTTTTGAAATATGATCTGGAAATCAGCGGCTTTGGTTCCGCCGCGCTGGGGCATGTTTGTCTGTTGAACCTGCAGAACCAAACTTACCCCGGCACTCTGGGAACCACAACGGGCTGGCCGAGCTGGACTGTACCTGTGCTGCGCTGGTGTAAAGAGCAGGGGGGCGTGACTGGTTATCCCCATTCAGCGCTCAGGGTCAATCCTCCCCAGGCCGCACAACGTTTTTTACAGAATCTGGATCAGGACAAGTCGCAGACCCTGAACTCGAACGAAGCAGCACAAGGGTTATTAGCTAAACCATTTCAACAAATCGATGAGGATGACAACGGTGAATTGAGCGTGCAGGAATTGACACACGCGTTAGAGCAGGCGGCGGATGAGCTGCCGAATCTGGCTGTCCCCGAGATGAACGGCGGCGGTGCAATGGAGATTTGTGTGAGTACTGCAGAAGGAGTTTGTGATTTTGTGAGTGCGATGGACACAGAACGCATTCCCGAATGGAATACCTGGTATCATATTTTGAATTGTGGTTTTCCACTCAAAGTCAGTGGCGAGACCGATTTTCCCTGCATGAGCAGTCGACGTGTCGGGCAGGGGAGAGTCTATGTGCAACTCGGTGACGTGGACGAACTGGATTTCAGCCAGTGGTGTGATGGAATCAGGAGAGGACGTTCCTATGTCTCCGATGGGTTTGCCCATGCTTTGAAGTTCCAAGTGAATGGTGCGTCTCCCGGGTTTGAAAATGTTTCTTTGAACCAGCCGGAAACTGTTGAGATTACAGCAGCCGTCTGCTTTGCTCCTGAAACTCCCAAAGCGGTTGCGTATGGATTATTAGATGCTCCGGAGGGACGCCGGGCACAGGGAGACACACGCATCCTGCATGCACCGCGAAATTCCGAGTATGTGACCGGTGGTCAGAGACTGATTGAAATTGTGCAGAACGGTCAGGTTGTCGCTAAGCAGACCGTACCTGCAGACGGTAAAATTCATCAACTTCGTTTTAATGTACCCGTTGAACGTAGCAGCTGGATTGCATTACGTCAGTTTCCACAATTACACACGAACCCGGTGAATGTGATTGTTGATCAGAAACCGATCCGCGCCTCGCGCGAGAGTGCGCTCTGGTGTGCCGAGACGATTAAGTTGCTCTGGAAAAATCGAAACAAAATCATTGCCGCACAGGAGCGACTTGAAGCCGAGCAAACTTACCAACGGGCGATTCGCACCTATCTCCAACGTGCCAAAGAAGCAGTCCGCACGAACTGAGGCAGATGTTATTTGCTGTCGTTGCGGGAGACGGTGACTTTCTGCCGCTGATCGCGTTTCTGTTTCAGAAGTTTTTTTCCACTGACAAACAGCAAGACAAACAGTCCTACTGCGGCAAAAGGGATCAAATGAACCGGCTCTGTCAGGTAATGCAGGATGCCATGCGGGTTTGTAGCTTGCTCCGCTCCGTGACCGGGATGAGCAAACAGTTGTGGACAACTGACAAATGTGATCAGGCATACCAGAGTGAGTTGGAATCGATTCATTTCAAAAATCTTTCTGAAGTCAATGAGGGCAGGTCTTAGCACAACTCCTGCCGGGTTGCTTATTTTAGGATAAACATCAGTAAGACTCAAGAGTTGAATCCTGTCTGTAATTTAATGACTTTTGATTTGCTGTGAGAGTTTTTCGATCCCGTCAGAGTAAACATCCAGAACCTGGGCTCGTTCATGATCGTCGGCGAACAGAAATTGTTTTGCGATTTGATCCCGGTTTTGCTGCATTTCTTTCAGGAATTCCTGAGCCTGCTTCAGGTCGAATTTTGTTTTCCCTTCCCATTCGAGGTAGATGGGACTGGTGTGTGAAAATAATTCCCGTCCATATTCATTGAGGGGCGTTTTCTGCTGTCGTTTTGGATTTTGGGGAACAGAGGGAGAGGGAGTGCGTAATGCAATCCAGCCAGGTTGGTCTATCTTGAGTTTCAATTCTAGTTTTGCTTCAAAATGGTTCTGTAGAGGAGACGTTTCTCGGGTTGCGATCACCTTACCGTTGTGAACCAGCTCCAGTTTTTCGAAATCAACCCGTCCTTTGCCAGATGCGTGAATCGTGATTTCATCATTTTCTGCTGAGAGCTGCAGTTGATCGCCGATGCTTTTTTCATTGATCCGTAAATCCAGTAAAGGGCCATTGGTGATAAAGGTTCTTCCCGCCTTTAAACTTTCCAGCCAGCTTGTTGTTAAGGGAGCATTCAGGGCCGCATAGACGCGTGAAAAATCGTACTGAAACCAGTCGGTGCCTGTGGAAAAAGGAGTTTTGTAACCCGCGTTTAAATAGCGATAAAAACTGTCTTCGTATGTGCTGCGGGTGCCGCCATCGAAAATATTTACGGCATGGACGTCGCCTTGAATGATGTTGGGCGTGGATTCCGTCCCCCAGGCATTATGGCACCAGATAACTGTTGTTTGGTCTTTGAGCGCGGTTTTAATGCCGCGCGATAAAGGGATACCATCGGTACCCTGTTTCATGATTCCCGGACCGATGCTGACCGGTTGGATCAGTCGTTTGATATCTAACAGCATGACATGACCGTAGCCTTCATCGTATCCGGAGCTGTTATGCCGATGCTCTTCTCCCCAGCCAAATAAAACCCCCGACTTCTTCGAGAGCGTCTTTAGATCTGCTTTCGAATAGCGATTGGTAATGTAAGTTTTATCAGCAATCGCACGTTCCAGATGCGAGACGAAAACCAGATCAAGCCGATCTGCTGACGGGACCTGTGTCAGATAGCGATCACATTCCTCTCTACTTAGCTTCATGATATGCAGATGGGTGTTAGCCGTTTTATAGTTGGAAGTCCGTTTCGAAAAACGGGTCAGCGGTAATGTGATGTTGGCTGATGACTGTTGCGAGAGGTCAATGGTCTTTTGGGTGAGCTCGGTTTCCAGTCCTGAAAGTGCTTCGAGGGTCACTTTGGTTTGAGGGAGTTGGATCTGCACTTCCTGCGGGATGACCGACCAACTGTGAATGCCCGTCTGTTCTGATTCTGGGCTGGTCTTCACTCCCGTTCCCCGATTGAGTAATTCGGGTAACAGAACTCGTTTCCCCTCGGCATCAAAAACACGCAGCAGGCCAGGGACAGTCTGCTTGTTTCCCGACGGATTGATTTCAATCAGACGTAGTTTTACTTTGCACTGTGGCTGTTTAGTTTGCTGGGAAGATGTCTGTTTCGCTTTGAGCGGCACTTGCAGTAAAGCCAGATCGGCAGACGCTGTCTGTAGCATGCTGCACAGGCTGAGGCTGCAAAATAACGAAAAGGATAGACATATAAAAAATGTGTGCTTTCGATTGAAGTGCATCACAGTGTCTCCTCGGTGGCAGGTAAGGCGGCAAGGCAGAATGAATCATGCTTCATTCAGATTACCCGGTCGTGAATCCATTGCAAAGTCTGCTGGACTGAGCGGGAAATAAAAAATGACCAGACATTGAGTTAATGCCTGGTCATAACATGCAGCGCCTACCGCTCGCGTGTAGTTTATGCAAACAGCTTAGTCGAAGCTGGTGAGTTCTCCTCCTCTGATACTGGAGAGGGATTGATAGACGCCTAAATCGATATTCTCGGTGATAAAACGCACGCGCCCATCGCCAAACAGAAACTGAGTGCCGCCAGTATGATGACTGCTGAAATCGTCAAAGTGAGAGGCAGGGTCGTTGGGGACATGGTCTGTCGCGCCGAGAACCCGGGCAAATGTTTCTTCAC
This genomic interval from Gimesia alba contains the following:
- a CDS encoding CehA/McbA family metallohydrolase, with product MLQTASADLALLQVPLKAKQTSSQQTKQPQCKVKLRLIEINPSGNKQTVPGLLRVFDAEGKRVLLPELLNRGTGVKTSPESEQTGIHSWSVIPQEVQIQLPQTKVTLEALSGLETELTQKTIDLSQQSSANITLPLTRFSKRTSNYKTANTHLHIMKLSREECDRYLTQVPSADRLDLVFVSHLERAIADKTYITNRYSKADLKTLSKKSGVLFGWGEEHRHNSSGYDEGYGHVMLLDIKRLIQPVSIGPGIMKQGTDGIPLSRGIKTALKDQTTVIWCHNAWGTESTPNIIQGDVHAVNIFDGGTRSTYEDSFYRYLNAGYKTPFSTGTDWFQYDFSRVYAALNAPLTTSWLESLKAGRTFITNGPLLDLRINEKSIGDQLQLSAENDEITIHASGKGRVDFEKLELVHNGKVIATRETSPLQNHFEAKLELKLKIDQPGWIALRTPSPSVPQNPKRQQKTPLNEYGRELFSHTSPIYLEWEGKTKFDLKQAQEFLKEMQQNRDQIAKQFLFADDHERAQVLDVYSDGIEKLSQQIKSH
- a CDS encoding CehA/McbA family metallohydrolase — translated: MCRVSFLAWAFCCLFFVQFQTNSVWADPNQPAVEVVEGQPLAANVKRLVAALDYLGTPLPKLLVKKLKTACDERDAKSIQRFLDSEVLCVVSLNPEVRTKVARGPAQAVLQQGGFTPFVIKVINHSTVTRQLQISSPQAGPVYSGAALNSLKRQAQTELNRNENTKNASDRFLEVELFQASPMTVKLSGLEVEYAIALIYCHESGKREVTLEFDVGAGTQDIGFRGEVPVLFDVQSAVPVKLSIRDFDGQPTAARLEFRDQQGRVFPLQAKRLAPDFFFQPQIYRQDGETVLLPAGKLQMEYSRGPEYQRLTKEVTISSGSPQTIDVPLKRWVNPRDYGFYSGDHHIHAAGCAHYDNPTKGVTPRDMFSQVKGEGLNVGCVLTWGPCFDVQRQFFASTADRVSEPLTVLKYDLEISGFGSAALGHVCLLNLQNQTYPGTLGTTTGWPSWTVPVLRWCKEQGGVTGYPHSALRVNPPQAAQRFLQNLDQDKSQTLNSNEAAQGLLAKPFQQIDEDDNGELSVQELTHALEQAADELPNLAVPEMNGGGAMEICVSTAEGVCDFVSAMDTERIPEWNTWYHILNCGFPLKVSGETDFPCMSSRRVGQGRVYVQLGDVDELDFSQWCDGIRRGRSYVSDGFAHALKFQVNGASPGFENVSLNQPETVEITAAVCFAPETPKAVAYGLLDAPEGRRAQGDTRILHAPRNSEYVTGGQRLIEIVQNGQVVAKQTVPADGKIHQLRFNVPVERSSWIALRQFPQLHTNPVNVIVDQKPIRASRESALWCAETIKLLWKNRNKIIAAQERLEAEQTYQRAIRTYLQRAKEAVRTN
- a CDS encoding RNA polymerase sigma factor, which codes for MQLEMVDKKIEERDSLPSGGVISDARLVEAVRKGDDSAFGELVLRYERRLIRVIIQFVKSPELAEDLAQDTFLKSYERLDQFDTSRRFGPWLFRIGVNQALDYLRKQKRRGWWLLFSDSPSETPFDPSVPDPRNKLDINQEVQAILEEIPEKYRTVLVLRDLENFSTSEIAAILDRKEATIRWRLAEARNRFQKLWSNRQNVENSMSGKE
- a CDS encoding anti-sigma factor family protein, whose amino-acid sequence is MYCTQCNGLKSRVALAVGNDLSGAELDLLEKQLKNCEQCRSQYEELQKSYEALQKQFDSAPVPSLQDSVWPQVSAKIAARRRRNRPTQFNFLLPTLTTVACCLALLLVTNSPQTEQPTFDPVTGSPHPVGLLGFQNLNPVDNDLQNAADRQWGSPEGLLKTNSNPYGYNLPRLRHDVTNSYNLHSVKF
- a CDS encoding GNAT family N-acetyltransferase; translated protein: MSITVSLATTDEQSEASAFIFADSSEAERETQIQEFLESIHGGKKDQHQILIAREGGTLIGAGVLVFTDTSTAFFWPPFTRDHDCADAILQEMSTRIERSEVSIGQSLIDPGQLNQRKILTRNGFPHLTDLLFMRHPLSQISQSDSKETEPLEWVQYDEQQNRQRFLDLLDLTHQASHDCPVLNDIRTAEESLESHRSSGDSDQQHWYLFQREGIDLGVLLLSEHRSDNVWEVVYMGVAPEQRGHGYGSAFIRHGLQQAQAQNQSGVILAVDHKNSYAIKIYEDLGFVRQNTLSVHARLRSQFPEKKSDIN
- a CDS encoding aldose epimerase family protein, yielding MNTGNEFQLAIQSEPYGATADGQEINQFLLSNDKGVSVSIINYGAIVTAVYVPDREGKTENITLGFDTLAEYEKKGPYFGAICGRYANRIADGKFTLDGKEYQLAQNNPPSHLHGGEQGFDKKVWAAESFSKKDEVGVRLSLVSPDGEEGYPGKLTLNVVYTLNNDNEFKIDYTATSDQATPINVTNHCYWNLAGEGTILDQELVLNCDQYLPVSDVAIPTGKLAAVKETPMDFTSAHKIGERIAQVEGGYDHCWVVNPSEKQPAFTARVKDPDSGRVMEIFTTEPGIQFYTGNFLDGTEASGGYPKNGGLCLEAQHFPNSPNQPEFPNTILKPGEVYEQTTVHKFSVE